The window GTTGTAAAAGCATCGGTTCAGCACTCACAAGTCacttacactctgcacttttgtACATTTCgtttgactgaaagcgctctctcaGAAGATCTAAGCTCAGTGTATTCTTTGCTTCAAGGTGTGCATGTATCCTGATTGCCATTTTTTCCCCATTTATTCAATTTTGTTGTTAATTTTGGTATAGTTCTATTTTCCAAGTTGCCCTCGTGTCTTTGCTTCTCATTGTCAGTTTTGGGGGATCAATATTTGGTTGTAACCCCTTAAAAGATTAAAATATATGTTAAAGCATTGCTTGctatttctctctcttttttttctggaAGAAAACATAACTTCTTATCTAATTCTTTTCATTGTGCCATGCTTGGCTAGGGGATATCCATGGTCAGTATTCTGATCTTCTGAGGCTATTCGAATATGGTGGATTTCCTCCAAGATCCAATTACCTATTCTTGGGCGATTATGTGGATCGTGGGAAGCAGAGTCTGGAAACAATATGCCTTATGCTTGCATATAAAATAAAGTATCGGgagaactttttccttttgaggGGAAATCATGAATGTGCTTCTGTGAATCGTATATATGGATTCTATGATGAGTGTAAACGAAGGTTCAATGTTCGGCTGTGGAAGATATTCACAGATTGCTTTAACTGCATGCCTGTGGCAgctctgattgatgaaaagataTTGTGCATGCATGGCGGACTCTCCCCCGAGCTTTATCATCTGGATCAGATAAGGAACCTGCGCCGACCAACTGATGTTCCAGAAGCTGGACTCCTTTGTGATCTTTTATGGTCAGATCCTAGTAGAGATGTTAAAGGGTGGGGAATGAGCGATAGGGGCGTTTCCTATACCTTTGGCCCAGATAAGGTGACAGAATTTCTTCAGAAGCAAGATCTTGATCTCATTTGCCGTGCCCACCAGGTTCAGAAACTGAGTGCTTCCAGTTGTTGctttttccttccttttcttttcagaATTTTGTTTCTTAAAATTTTATGGTTTATTTGTACTTAATGTAGGTTGTGGAAGATGGATATGAATTTTTTGCTAACAGACAGCTAGTGACTATTTTCTCAGCCCCTAATTATTGTGGAGAGTTTGACAATGCTGGTGCTATGATGAGTGTGGATGAGACACTGATGTGCTCTTTCCAGATATTAAATCCGGCAGAGAAGAAGCCTAAGTTTGGATTTGGAAGCACTACTTATAAAAATGGAACCCTAACAAAAAAAAAGGTAAATCTTTCTCGAAAATAACTTCCTTTTCTTCAGTAGGAAATACTTTGTATTCCCGGAGGCATTGGGTCAATGACTTTGTGTAAATTGTCGCTACGCAGGCCACCTCTGGAATTCATCAGTAGTCTTAGAATCCAATGAAAGTTTCACTTTTGTCTACATAGCATGTCTTGTGATCTTAGACTCCTAATCCAGTCAAAGCAGTTGGTTCCATTTGTATTTCCTTCCTTTCTCAGAGGCATCCTTGTGACTACTTATTTTTGTGGCTGCAGTTTTGCTTCTTCGTGTTCATATACATTTTTTATTTCTCAATACTCTCTTGTTAGTGCTATAGTCTAACATTACATCTAAATTTCTTGCAGTCATTTCTTGGTAAAATAGGATGACATGGACCAAACACTTCATTATTATCACCTCGTCACATGCAGCCTCTTGTTAGCTTCGTGGCATGCAGCCTCGT of the Nicotiana tabacum cultivar K326 chromosome 7, ASM71507v2, whole genome shotgun sequence genome contains:
- the LOC107770342 gene encoding serine/threonine-protein phosphatase PP1 isozyme 2, coding for MGSVDLDDIINRLIEVRHRPGKQVQLSEFEIRHLCLKSKEIFLQQPNLLELDAPIKICGDIHGQYSDLLRLFEYGGFPPRSNYLFLGDYVDRGKQSLETICLMLAYKIKYRENFFLLRGNHECASVNRIYGFYDECKRRFNVRLWKIFTDCFNCMPVAALIDEKILCMHGGLSPELYHLDQIRNLRRPTDVPEAGLLCDLLWSDPSRDVKGWGMSDRGVSYTFGPDKVTEFLQKQDLDLICRAHQVVEDGYEFFANRQLVTIFSAPNYCGEFDNAGAMMSVDETLMCSFQILNPAEKKPKFGFGSTTYKNGTLTKKKSFLGKIG